In one window of Borrelia anserina Es DNA:
- the def gene encoding peptide deformylase codes for MEIVFYPDDLLRINANPVLNIDDELRKTVFEMVDLMDLNNGVGLAAPQVGLDLSLFVVRENVMAQPLVFVNPLITETSFELSVYREGCLSIPGVYYDLSRPKSIVVEAYNENGKFFKIENSSFLARIVQHEMDHLKGVLFIDYYEDQLRNKLLSPYMKKRRVVKL; via the coding sequence ATGGAGATAGTTTTTTATCCTGATGATTTGCTGCGGATAAACGCAAATCCAGTTTTAAATATTGATGATGAACTTAGAAAGACTGTTTTTGAGATGGTAGATTTGATGGATCTTAATAATGGTGTTGGGTTGGCGGCGCCTCAAGTAGGTCTTGATTTGTCTCTTTTTGTAGTTAGAGAAAATGTAATGGCACAGCCTTTAGTTTTTGTTAATCCTTTAATAACAGAAACTTCTTTTGAGCTTTCTGTTTATAGAGAAGGTTGTTTAAGTATTCCTGGGGTTTATTATGATCTCTCTAGGCCAAAATCTATTGTAGTTGAGGCTTATAATGAGAATGGTAAGTTTTTCAAGATTGAGAATTCAAGTTTTTTAGCCAGAATTGTTCAGCATGAGATGGACCATTTAAAAGGCGTGCTTTTTATTGACTATTATGAGGATCAACTTAGGAATAAATTGTTAAGTCCTTATATGAAAAAAAGGAGGGTTGTTAAATTGTGA